A genomic segment from Sorangium aterium encodes:
- a CDS encoding tetratricopeptide repeat protein, with translation MRVGNIYRQTDPKQAAIALDAACNGGEQSGCDRLAALYLGDSLEIDYPRAAALYGKACDGGYLPACGHLAQLRFRSEPGVEARTDEERTAAVKLLERACEAKDGDACGFLGAVHFVPIHGTKNQARGSELLAEGCSLDSEWSCKHATEMWRTADLTALGNIKEHERTARIEGFVKRQQKLREAACEDTGLFCNVLEGVRASTARARLGELCRTRNHLASCNDLAFMLERGEQGDKDFAGAALLFEIACKGGIGGACYELAALHKFGSGMAKDLRKSFSLMERSCALGFAQGCDVLGSMYLDAEGAQRDVSRSIAVRRRACGWHDRNACRTLGVWLISHDGEEVPEGEGMREGAERLREACAGDSSPSCLDYALLHDKGWGVPRDPKKARETAQLACDRGDREACGWLKNPALHTPKWVKEREQRLAKRKARGAATEEPR, from the coding sequence GTGCGGGTCGGGAACATCTACCGACAGACGGATCCGAAGCAGGCGGCGATCGCGCTCGACGCGGCGTGCAATGGCGGAGAGCAGAGCGGGTGCGACCGGCTCGCGGCGCTTTACCTCGGGGACTCGCTCGAGATCGACTACCCGCGCGCGGCTGCGCTCTACGGAAAGGCCTGCGACGGCGGATACCTGCCGGCGTGCGGTCATCTCGCTCAGCTCCGCTTCCGGAGCGAGCCGGGCGTCGAGGCGCGAACCGATGAGGAGCGAACCGCCGCGGTCAAGCTCCTGGAGCGGGCCTGCGAGGCCAAGGACGGCGACGCCTGCGGCTTCCTGGGCGCCGTCCATTTCGTCCCCATCCATGGGACGAAGAACCAGGCCAGGGGGAGCGAGCTTTTGGCAGAAGGCTGCTCCCTGGACAGCGAGTGGAGCTGCAAGCATGCCACGGAGATGTGGCGGACCGCCGATCTCACCGCGCTCGGGAACATCAAGGAGCACGAGCGCACGGCGCGGATCGAAGGGTTCGTGAAGCGCCAGCAGAAGCTCCGGGAGGCAGCGTGCGAGGACACAGGCCTCTTCTGCAACGTGCTCGAGGGGGTGCGCGCGAGCACGGCGAGGGCGCGCCTCGGCGAGCTCTGCCGGACGCGCAACCACCTCGCGTCGTGCAACGACCTGGCGTTCATGCTTGAGCGAGGAGAGCAGGGAGACAAGGACTTCGCTGGCGCAGCGCTCCTGTTCGAGATCGCGTGCAAGGGCGGCATCGGAGGCGCGTGCTACGAGCTCGCGGCGCTCCACAAGTTCGGGAGCGGCATGGCGAAGGACCTGCGCAAGAGCTTCTCGCTCATGGAGCGAAGCTGTGCTCTCGGCTTCGCGCAGGGCTGCGACGTCCTCGGCTCGATGTACCTCGACGCGGAGGGCGCGCAGCGCGACGTCTCCCGCTCGATCGCCGTCCGCCGGCGGGCCTGCGGCTGGCACGACAGGAATGCATGCCGTACCCTCGGTGTCTGGCTCATCTCCCACGACGGCGAGGAGGTACCGGAGGGAGAAGGGATGCGCGAAGGCGCCGAGCGTCTCCGCGAGGCATGCGCTGGCGATAGCAGTCCGAGCTGCCTCGATTACGCCCTGCTCCACGACAAGGGGTGGGGCGTGCCCAGGGACCCGAAGAAGGCGCGCGAGACCGCGCAGCTCGCGTGCGATCGAGGCGATCGCGAGGCGTGCGGGTGGCTGAAGAACCCCGCGCTCCACACCCCGAAATGGGTGAAGGAGCGCGAGCAGCGGCTGGCGAAGCGCAAGGCGCGCGGCGCCGCGACCGAGGAGCCGAGATGA
- a CDS encoding Uma2 family endonuclease translates to MGRAAEKQRRATYADLEAVPPHQVAELVSGTLHVFPRPAPRHARASSRLGIKLGGPFDLGDGGPGGWHIIDEPELRFPDPDAPGELDALVPDLAGWRRERMPEMPDTAYFALAPDWICEVLSPSTEGVDRDDKMPIYAREGVRHAWLVDPIARTLEVYVLGADRGWGPAVVHRDAARVRAEPFHAIELDLSVLWAR, encoded by the coding sequence ATGGGCCGAGCCGCCGAGAAGCAGCGTCGCGCGACGTACGCCGACCTCGAAGCCGTTCCGCCGCACCAGGTGGCGGAGCTCGTCAGCGGCACCCTGCACGTGTTCCCCCGGCCGGCACCGCGACATGCACGGGCGTCGTCCAGGCTAGGCATCAAGCTGGGCGGACCGTTCGACCTGGGCGACGGAGGGCCCGGCGGCTGGCACATCATCGACGAGCCCGAGCTGCGCTTCCCCGACCCGGACGCGCCGGGCGAGCTCGACGCGCTCGTGCCCGATCTCGCCGGCTGGCGCCGCGAACGCATGCCCGAGATGCCCGACACGGCGTACTTCGCGCTCGCCCCGGACTGGATCTGCGAGGTGCTTTCCCCTTCGACGGAGGGCGTCGACCGCGACGACAAGATGCCGATCTACGCACGCGAGGGCGTGCGGCACGCGTGGCTGGTCGACCCGATCGCCCGGACGCTGGAGGTCTACGTGCTCGGCGCGGATCGCGGCTGGGGGCCCGCCGTCGTCCACCGCGACGCCGCCCGCGTCCGCGCCGAGCCCTTCCACGCCATCGAGCTCGATCTCTCGGTCCTCTGGGCGAGGTGA
- a CDS encoding DNA-binding protein gives MRKTVSTRSIVSIAITACVLATTACSSDEESPAPDEEVVVAISEARGLAEGSTATIEGVVTVAPGTFNSATGEQGFALQDNTGGVYVSLPDALDLGLDTRVRVTGTLGQAAQQTVLNAKAASVTELGEAGAVGPKDVTTGAVGEPVEGLLVSVGGRVTKAVEDDQPYGFKVYIDDGSGEIQVFVHIVDGQPVIDTASLAVDQDITVIGLAAQYETTYEVAPRLAGDLVAQ, from the coding sequence ATGCGCAAGACCGTTTCGACTCGCAGCATCGTCTCGATCGCCATCACCGCATGCGTCCTCGCGACGACGGCCTGCAGCTCTGACGAAGAGTCGCCTGCTCCGGACGAGGAGGTCGTGGTCGCCATCTCCGAAGCCCGCGGCCTGGCCGAAGGCTCCACGGCGACGATCGAGGGTGTCGTGACCGTCGCGCCCGGCACATTCAATTCGGCGACCGGCGAGCAGGGCTTCGCCCTGCAGGACAACACCGGGGGCGTCTACGTCAGCCTACCCGACGCGCTCGATCTCGGCCTCGATACCCGGGTGCGTGTCACGGGGACGCTCGGGCAGGCGGCCCAGCAGACGGTGCTCAACGCCAAGGCAGCCTCGGTCACGGAGCTCGGCGAGGCCGGAGCCGTCGGCCCGAAGGACGTGACGACCGGAGCGGTCGGAGAGCCCGTCGAGGGCCTGCTGGTGAGCGTGGGCGGCCGCGTGACCAAGGCCGTGGAGGACGACCAGCCCTACGGCTTCAAGGTGTACATCGACGACGGCTCGGGCGAGATCCAGGTCTTCGTGCATATCGTGGACGGGCAACCCGTCATCGACACCGCGTCGCTTGCGGTCGATCAGGACATCACGGTGATCGGCCTCGCCGCGCAATACGAGACGACCTACGAGGTCGCGCCGCGCTTGGCAGGAGATCTCGTGGCGCAATGA
- a CDS encoding RNA polymerase sigma factor gives MSTLSPLPPPPVDLVQHSTWTSMHATAVHVLPGMLRYLGVAEDDIDDLSQEVLLGAYTSLPRYNPAYPAAACGSASLPPVDSPLLHDIVSAVPGAAADTAQEKQEQDDPASLPPPELRNPPRPSRPHGLGPRWRVECSWLFGIAWRKVRRHLERTYRRLEVPVGLSDEACFQGADVAPSSEQRIATNQRIAIATRLLATIAPERRAILIMADMVEIPVREIARSLELNENTDSSRLRLAREDFRAAVKRLRPEEQRALRSGLLMVPLFSLASSRSAASPAVHSGASAVVETSAPATRPEFPSDLGRQDLADRPGRAARLARLLARFARPALARFILPALAWATAGVGGAALFAALAPAPALWANRLGPIATPLLLSRAVGLDARPETGPGGRPRSEAPRADAISDKEAPPSRAPTPAPASVSRPRKPAAPEQHAPSDQDREPLADELQLLAAARQALLQGDRATALERIAAHERRFPEGRLKLTRERLRSKAAAAQAAPAGSAAGQTLP, from the coding sequence ATGAGCACACTCTCTCCCCTCCCGCCTCCTCCCGTCGACCTCGTCCAGCACAGCACCTGGACGTCCATGCACGCGACCGCCGTTCACGTCCTCCCGGGCATGCTCCGCTACCTCGGCGTCGCCGAGGACGACATCGACGACCTCTCCCAGGAGGTCCTCCTCGGCGCCTACACCAGCCTCCCCCGGTACAACCCGGCCTATCCCGCCGCGGCTTGCGGCTCTGCCTCACTGCCGCCGGTCGACTCGCCGCTTCTCCACGACATCGTGTCCGCCGTGCCAGGCGCCGCCGCGGACACCGCGCAGGAGAAGCAGGAGCAGGACGACCCCGCGTCGCTCCCTCCACCGGAGCTGCGCAATCCCCCTCGGCCATCGCGCCCGCACGGCCTCGGCCCGCGCTGGCGTGTCGAGTGCAGCTGGCTCTTCGGGATCGCCTGGCGAAAGGTCCGGCGCCATCTGGAGCGCACCTACCGGCGCCTCGAGGTGCCGGTGGGCCTTTCAGACGAGGCATGCTTCCAGGGCGCCGACGTCGCGCCGAGCAGCGAGCAGCGCATCGCCACGAACCAGCGGATCGCGATCGCGACCCGCCTGCTGGCGACGATCGCGCCCGAACGGCGCGCCATCCTGATCATGGCCGACATGGTCGAGATCCCGGTGCGCGAGATCGCGCGCTCCCTCGAGCTCAACGAGAACACCGATTCAAGTCGGCTGCGCCTCGCGCGCGAAGACTTTCGCGCCGCCGTGAAGCGCCTGCGCCCCGAGGAGCAACGCGCGCTCCGGTCCGGCCTGCTCATGGTCCCGCTCTTCTCCCTCGCCTCCTCGCGCTCCGCCGCGTCGCCGGCTGTCCACTCCGGCGCCTCCGCCGTCGTCGAGACGAGCGCGCCCGCGACCCGTCCCGAGTTCCCGAGCGATCTCGGACGCCAGGATCTCGCTGATAGGCCTGGGCGCGCCGCGCGCCTCGCGCGTCTGCTCGCCCGGTTCGCCCGCCCGGCGCTCGCCCGGTTCATCCTCCCGGCGCTGGCGTGGGCGACGGCAGGCGTCGGCGGCGCCGCGCTGTTTGCCGCGCTCGCGCCAGCGCCGGCCCTCTGGGCCAACCGCCTGGGCCCGATCGCGACACCGCTCCTCCTCTCGCGTGCCGTCGGCCTTGATGCGCGGCCGGAGACGGGGCCCGGTGGAAGGCCGCGATCCGAGGCGCCGCGAGCCGATGCGATCTCGGACAAGGAAGCTCCACCCTCTCGCGCGCCCACGCCCGCGCCGGCGAGCGTCTCCCGCCCGCGCAAACCCGCCGCGCCGGAGCAGCACGCTCCCTCCGACCAGGATCGAGAGCCGCTCGCCGACGAGCTGCAGCTGCTCGCCGCCGCCAGGCAGGCGCTGCTGCAAGGCGATAGAGCGACCGCGCTGGAGCGCATCGCCGCCCACGAGCGGCGGTTCCCCGAGGGGCGGCTCAAACTGACGCGCGAGCGGCTGCGATCGAAGGCCGCGGCGGCGCAGGCAGCGCCGGCCGGCAGCGCGGCGGGGCAGACGCTTCCGTGA
- a CDS encoding DUF1835 domain-containing protein yields MASIVELGGATHVAFDGLTTERLLQLGATHVVCASDRLVIGPSRRDALEHARARRAWWNSTEEWDKLYSSDAHWEPPVALWVSASLHERVNLWRTCSWLRHLGFAHHDIFVLDFEPVSPSRAASREVLVRPFTCSESVSDHADEILLDRLGKARPWSGERYEHAIRLWDSYVDENPLSFAESCRAGVEGFPELAPLWAFLSCFFPRRTAEGDLRLSRFDEIILSRLSTEWQTPAGVAAQKSETLVDMWHLLFCTGDLFLPRRLEHWANHDSSAVVERAPGPKPPNAGYPMLSEVYRLTERGMRLRDKGLEQLTDAPSLPIAGTEAYSASAPWVLLDDGRLARL; encoded by the coding sequence ATGGCGAGCATCGTTGAACTTGGCGGGGCTACTCACGTTGCTTTCGATGGGCTCACCACCGAGCGGCTGTTGCAGCTTGGTGCGACGCATGTCGTGTGCGCCTCCGACCGTCTTGTCATCGGTCCGAGCCGTCGGGATGCTCTGGAACATGCGCGGGCGCGTCGTGCGTGGTGGAATTCGACCGAGGAATGGGACAAGCTCTATTCGTCGGATGCCCACTGGGAGCCTCCCGTCGCCTTGTGGGTGTCGGCGAGCCTTCACGAGCGGGTGAACCTCTGGAGGACTTGCAGCTGGTTGCGCCATCTCGGGTTCGCGCATCACGACATCTTCGTTCTCGATTTCGAGCCTGTTTCACCGTCGAGAGCAGCGAGCCGTGAGGTGTTGGTTCGTCCGTTTACCTGCTCCGAGTCAGTGTCCGATCATGCGGACGAGATCCTTCTGGACCGCCTTGGTAAGGCGCGGCCCTGGTCGGGGGAACGCTACGAACATGCCATTCGCCTCTGGGACAGCTACGTCGACGAGAACCCCTTGTCGTTCGCAGAGAGCTGCAGGGCTGGCGTCGAAGGGTTTCCGGAGCTTGCCCCCCTGTGGGCGTTCCTCTCCTGCTTCTTTCCGAGAAGGACCGCAGAGGGAGACCTGCGCTTGAGTCGATTCGACGAGATCATTCTCTCTCGGCTGTCGACTGAGTGGCAAACTCCGGCGGGCGTGGCCGCGCAGAAGTCGGAGACGCTGGTAGACATGTGGCATCTCCTTTTCTGTACAGGCGACCTGTTCCTGCCACGCCGGCTGGAGCACTGGGCAAACCACGATTCGAGCGCGGTCGTGGAACGCGCGCCTGGTCCAAAACCGCCCAATGCTGGCTACCCCATGCTCTCGGAGGTGTATCGCCTCACGGAACGTGGGATGCGGCTACGGGATAAGGGACTCGAGCAGCTGACGGATGCGCCAAGCCTGCCAATCGCCGGGACCGAGGCGTACTCGGCTTCCGCCCCCTGGGTGCTGCTCGACGATGGACGGCTCGCTCGACTGTAA
- a CDS encoding sensor histidine kinase translates to MDDAGPLAKTSAASRLRSCKRDVLDRWTRRVLDDPRAPAPLRGERPMLVDAVPALLEHLIEALAASRLAGEDAALRGAYERVEDHARRCVTRGRCIAAALRELSHLRAALIEECVAQGIALGVGETQVLHAVVDASMWTSALEIERATRAALEDSGARLRLATQAGGVGIWDYDTVTGQLRWDDRCREVCGLEPASDVDYELFLSAIHPDDRARVQEAVRRSQAPESGGEYSIEYRLVGLRDRIERWVCVQGRTFFDATGRSVRMIGTAIDISDRKRAEAARLDDLAFRDRFLAALSHYLRTPLTAVTLASSTLVRHGNLTPRQATSVEGIAASARRMARTIEDLLDLTRSCFGDSIPIARRPGNLHVLCKGAIDELRATHAGVPIRLDLRGSGAGLWDPERIAQMVTNLVQNAADHAEPGSAVRVAIRPRGGDVLIEVHNKGPAIAPERLGTLFEPWQQASPAEGRASAGRGLGLGLFIAHQIVRAHGGAIEVASHAERGTTFTARLPRRGAAARG, encoded by the coding sequence ATGGATGACGCCGGCCCGCTAGCAAAGACCTCCGCTGCCTCCCGGCTCCGCAGCTGCAAGCGCGACGTGCTCGATCGCTGGACGCGCCGGGTGCTCGACGATCCCAGGGCGCCGGCGCCACTGCGGGGCGAGCGCCCGATGCTCGTCGACGCGGTGCCGGCGCTGCTCGAGCACCTCATCGAGGCGCTCGCTGCGAGCCGGCTCGCCGGCGAGGACGCGGCGCTCCGCGGCGCCTACGAGCGGGTCGAGGACCACGCGCGCCGCTGCGTCACGCGGGGCCGCTGCATCGCGGCGGCGCTGCGGGAGCTATCGCACCTCCGGGCTGCGCTGATCGAGGAGTGCGTCGCCCAGGGCATCGCGCTCGGGGTGGGGGAAACGCAGGTCCTCCACGCGGTGGTGGACGCGAGCATGTGGACGAGCGCCCTCGAGATCGAGCGAGCGACGCGCGCCGCGCTCGAGGACAGCGGCGCGCGCCTGCGGCTCGCGACGCAGGCGGGCGGCGTCGGCATCTGGGATTACGACACGGTGACCGGCCAGCTGCGCTGGGACGACCGCTGCCGGGAGGTGTGCGGGCTGGAGCCGGCGTCGGACGTCGATTACGAGCTCTTCCTTTCGGCGATCCACCCCGACGATCGCGCGCGCGTGCAGGAGGCCGTGCGGCGCTCGCAGGCCCCGGAGAGCGGCGGCGAGTACAGCATCGAGTACCGCCTCGTGGGGCTCCGCGACCGGATCGAGCGCTGGGTCTGCGTGCAGGGGCGAACCTTCTTCGACGCGACCGGGCGCAGCGTCCGGATGATCGGCACGGCGATCGACATCTCCGATCGCAAGCGGGCGGAGGCTGCGCGGCTGGACGATCTCGCGTTTCGCGATCGATTCCTGGCCGCGCTCAGCCATTACCTGCGCACGCCGCTCACGGCGGTCACGCTGGCGTCGAGCACGCTGGTGCGCCACGGCAACCTGACGCCGCGCCAGGCGACGAGCGTCGAGGGGATCGCGGCGAGCGCGCGCCGCATGGCGCGGACGATCGAGGACCTGCTCGATCTGACCAGGAGCTGCTTCGGCGACAGCATCCCGATCGCGCGGAGGCCGGGGAACCTCCATGTCCTGTGCAAGGGGGCGATCGACGAGCTCCGGGCGACGCACGCGGGGGTGCCGATCCGGCTCGATCTGCGGGGGAGCGGCGCGGGGCTGTGGGATCCCGAGCGGATCGCCCAGATGGTGACGAACCTCGTGCAGAACGCGGCCGACCACGCCGAGCCCGGGAGCGCCGTGCGGGTGGCGATCCGGCCGCGCGGGGGAGACGTGCTGATCGAGGTGCACAACAAGGGCCCGGCGATCGCGCCGGAGCGGCTCGGGACGCTGTTCGAGCCCTGGCAGCAGGCGTCGCCCGCGGAGGGGCGAGCGAGCGCGGGGCGGGGGCTAGGGCTCGGGCTGTTCATCGCGCACCAGATCGTGCGGGCGCACGGCGGGGCGATCGAGGTGGCGAGCCATGCGGAGCGGGGGACGACGTTCACGGCGCGGCTGCCGCGGAGGGGGGCGGCGGCGAGGGGCTGA
- a CDS encoding serine/threonine-protein kinase yields the protein MSGSETKQPSLPPVEPGTVLAGKYRVERVIGQGGMGVVVEARHVVLDERVALKFLLPEFTLHPEGSARFLREAKAGMKIKSEHVARVSDVGTLENGAPYMVMEFLIGSDLARLLRDQGVLGVEDAIDYIAQGSEAIVEAHGLGIVHRDLKPANLFLTARVDGSPLVKVLDFGISKMATGAVDVLTGTDAALGSALYMSPEQMRQTRSVDHRTDIYALGVSLYELLAGRQPYYAETLPQLCAEVLTGTPTPLREIRPDVPAALAAVLEKAYAREREHRHASVAELVVSLAPFAPARTYPTLARIARMGGLSLHAAIPGGQRASQPSFPGGQRASQPSFPAVDSRLPGPAAREPSWPELASHPAGQRDTAQPRPPTPLPHGTPFSQAPSPIAHAATPYPHPSSPFSHSPSPGNGAFGPRPAEDGRPSPIPPNGFPAPTPQQQIVPGPYSAPMSSRAAATFASSTHLGISSDGRRIPGLSVSPSAILAIALISATLLLGLIVGSVYVLRRGGADRTEGTAAAPTVAVSTTETAAPAPAPTPEQPAPAAATTTPDGPTIRPTGAAADAATTADATAASASAAASSPASNAAAAASSPAASPRTAPTAARGGAPAGRTTPAARPSQAATTQRPPKGIDLNDPH from the coding sequence GTGTCGGGTTCGGAGACGAAACAGCCCTCGCTGCCCCCGGTCGAGCCGGGGACGGTGCTCGCCGGCAAGTACCGCGTGGAGCGGGTCATCGGCCAGGGCGGCATGGGCGTGGTCGTCGAGGCGCGCCACGTCGTGCTCGACGAGCGGGTCGCCCTGAAGTTCCTGCTCCCCGAGTTCACCCTGCACCCCGAGGGCTCGGCCCGCTTCCTCCGCGAGGCGAAGGCCGGCATGAAGATCAAGAGCGAGCACGTCGCCCGTGTTTCGGACGTCGGCACGCTCGAGAACGGCGCTCCCTACATGGTCATGGAGTTCCTGATCGGGAGCGACCTGGCGCGCCTGCTGCGGGATCAAGGCGTGCTCGGCGTCGAGGACGCGATCGATTACATCGCGCAGGGCAGCGAGGCGATCGTCGAGGCCCACGGGCTCGGCATCGTCCACCGCGATCTCAAGCCCGCGAACCTGTTCCTGACGGCGCGCGTCGACGGCTCGCCGCTCGTCAAGGTGCTCGACTTCGGCATCTCCAAGATGGCGACCGGCGCGGTCGACGTCCTGACGGGCACGGACGCGGCGCTGGGCTCGGCCCTGTACATGTCGCCGGAGCAGATGCGGCAGACGCGCTCGGTGGATCACCGGACGGACATCTATGCGCTCGGCGTCTCGCTCTACGAGCTGCTCGCCGGCAGGCAGCCGTACTACGCGGAGACGCTGCCGCAGCTCTGCGCGGAGGTGCTGACGGGCACGCCGACGCCGCTGCGGGAGATCCGCCCCGACGTGCCCGCCGCGCTCGCGGCCGTGCTGGAGAAGGCGTACGCCCGCGAGCGCGAGCACCGGCACGCGTCGGTCGCCGAGCTCGTCGTATCGCTCGCGCCGTTCGCGCCCGCGCGCACGTACCCGACCCTGGCCCGGATCGCGCGCATGGGCGGCCTGTCGCTGCACGCCGCGATCCCCGGCGGGCAGCGCGCGTCGCAGCCGTCGTTCCCCGGCGGGCAACGCGCGTCGCAGCCGTCGTTCCCCGCCGTGGACTCGAGGCTCCCTGGGCCGGCCGCTCGCGAGCCGTCGTGGCCGGAGCTCGCCTCGCATCCGGCCGGGCAGCGCGACACAGCGCAGCCGCGCCCGCCGACGCCGCTCCCGCACGGGACGCCGTTCTCGCAGGCGCCGTCGCCCATCGCCCACGCCGCGACGCCTTACCCGCACCCGTCGTCGCCGTTTTCGCACTCCCCGTCGCCGGGCAACGGCGCCTTCGGGCCTCGGCCTGCCGAGGACGGCAGGCCGAGCCCGATCCCGCCGAACGGCTTCCCGGCGCCCACGCCGCAGCAGCAGATCGTCCCCGGTCCGTACAGCGCGCCGATGAGCTCGCGCGCAGCGGCGACCTTCGCCTCGTCGACCCACCTCGGGATCTCGTCGGACGGGCGCCGGATCCCTGGGCTCTCGGTCTCCCCTTCCGCGATCCTCGCGATCGCGCTGATCTCCGCGACCCTCCTCCTGGGGCTCATCGTCGGCAGCGTCTACGTGCTCCGCCGGGGCGGCGCCGACCGGACGGAGGGCACGGCGGCGGCGCCCACGGTCGCCGTGAGCACCACGGAGACCGCCGCGCCGGCGCCGGCGCCGACCCCCGAGCAGCCCGCGCCTGCCGCCGCGACGACGACGCCGGACGGACCGACGATCCGACCGACGGGGGCCGCAGCCGACGCAGCGACGACGGCCGACGCGACGGCGGCGAGCGCCTCCGCTGCCGCGAGCTCCCCCGCGTCGAACGCCGCCGCGGCCGCGAGCTCCCCCGCGGCGTCGCCGAGGACGGCGCCCACCGCCGCTCGGGGAGGCGCGCCTGCGGGGCGCACAACGCCCGCCGCCCGCCCGTCACAAGCTGCGACGACGCAGCGCCCTCCCAAGGGCATCGACCTGAACGACCCGCACTGA